A single region of the Polymorphum gilvum SL003B-26A1 genome encodes:
- a CDS encoding type II toxin-antitoxin system RelE/ParE family toxin, whose product MPKPWRLTRQAERSLVEIARWTLETFGPRQAEAYEADLIARCAAIAAGEAPSQDCRRLIDPDLPEDLRFTRAGQHFIVFVEMPDQVVVVDVLHSRSDLPRRLASLGPRKDPEQH is encoded by the coding sequence ATGCCGAAGCCGTGGCGGCTGACGCGGCAGGCGGAACGGTCGCTCGTCGAGATCGCCCGCTGGACGCTGGAGACCTTCGGGCCGCGCCAGGCCGAGGCCTACGAGGCCGATCTCATCGCCCGCTGCGCCGCCATCGCCGCGGGTGAGGCGCCCTCGCAGGACTGCCGCCGCCTGATCGATCCCGACCTGCCGGAGGACCTGCGCTTCACGCGGGCGGGGCAGCATTTCATCGTGTTCGTCGAGATGCCGGATCAGGTGGTCGTGGTGGACGTGCTGCACAGCCGCTCGGACCTGCCGCGTCGGCTGGCGTCATTGGGTCCGCGGAAGGATCCCGAACAGCACTGA